The DNA segment CTCCCAGTTCTCCCGCAGGTTGGCCAGATATAGGTAGTTGTAGACAAACTCATGACTGAAACCAAACAAGAGAAAGGGGCACTGGATAAGTGTCTGGTACATATGTTATTCTCAAGTCATTACAACAACTGGTCAATACCTACCCTTTCCAAGTGCACAGGTCAACAACGATGAATCCATCGTCCTCATAGCTGTTGATGTGATGGAAGAGATTGAAGGCAGAGGTCCTGAATTTATGCTCTATGTATTTAGCTGGGTCCTTCATAGCCAGATGGAACCATGTCTATATAAGAAAAATACTATTATCTGGTGATGAAGACAATTGTAATAGTGAGATTAATATAATGCCAATATATCAATAATCAAAGTGAAATGCTAACAGGCTTTGTATACAGTTAGAGAATAGTGGTCTACAAGTTTCTTTACTTACACCCATGGTTTCGTTTGACTCAAAGCAATCCATGTAATTTGTGCCCCAGATGCTCCAAGCAGTCAAGAATTTTAGAAGGTTGATCTTTATTGGAGTCTCAACAAAGACAAAGTAGTTTTCTGTCATTCCAAAGCTGATGGACGACACAGAAAAAgcattgaaataaatgtaataagCACGAATGTTCCAATATAGAACGTGAACTCAATCAACGATGTCACTAACCTATGAACGTACGAGGGCTTGAATCTCTCACTGCTGGGTAGCTGCACAAGAACCTTGGACTTTGCAATGGGATCTGATTTGTCTGAAAACAAGCATCAGAAAAAGACAGACAAAACCCAATGCACTTAATTTAGGGACATCTCACTTCAAGAAAATAGTCTCAATGCTGTCTGCAGAACTAACCTTTCTGTGTGGGAGGAATTTTTACAATGTTGTAGGCCAATGACATGTTCTTCCCAAAACAGTTGCCAAGGTTGTACACCGTTCCATCACTTTCAATGTGTGGATGAGCCGTCACCCCATTGACCGAGAGGTAATCACACAGGTCCACCTGGAGAAACAGTTTGTGAGACTTCCCCTTTGTGACGTACGACAGTTCTTATGTTCAATCTATCTGATGTTAGCCAGGGTGAGCAGCACATACCTTTTTCAGAGTCTCCAGTGTGTCTGGGTCCACTTTGGTGATGTAGTTGGTTTCTGTGCAGGCATAGAAATCCTCACCAACAGGGTACACATTCACTAAGCAATTATCTGTCACCTCAATCCCTTTGAAGTAGGTGAAAAACCTACAAAGACAGAAGAAAAGGATTCATGAAATGAGGAAAGCATGGATAATTTATGTAATGCCTAATAACTGAATTGTGAGGACATTGTTTTACTTTATCATAAAATTAGAGCAAATCAGACCTTGAGAATATATTTTTGCAGGGGTCTGGGTAGGCTGCTGTTCCAAACTCAGTGATGACCACTCTTTTCTCTGTCATGGCTCGCACATAGGCATCTGTTTTGACAAACCTACAAAGGAACATAAGGGTTAACTTAGTCTAAGCCCTGTCATTTTTGGCCTTACTGCcttattagcccatacaaacgcattgaataacagatttactacatggaacaacagtccccccaaaaaatccaaaGAAAGCTAGTTCTGAAGTGTGTCTTTTATCAGCGATATAAGATAGGacattgttttttacatttagtGCCTTATTTTTGgtactaaacagtctccatatatacactgtacttccattcatttttcccccactactggtaccgggggaccttcagacttgtgagcatcctagagcaaaacatgtaaactgttcggacgctccagacagaagttggcagatcagcTGTACCCATTTCAGAcaagtcccaagacgcttgtgggggtcataaagcaaaacggagaacaccatcgtttTCGTGAGAGTCCCATTTACAGACGATTTTGTAAGAcaaccgattttcgggatgtctcatggtctgacaaacaccgctctagctctgtcacctttcaccgcagatgcagaagtgcgactttggcggatgcggtggattgagacgcatgcAATGCAAAAAAATATAGCTCTAGCTAAAACTGACTTATGGGTATTTTGTATTATGCCAATTATATTTGCGCGGGTATCGACTCTGAAG comes from the Salmo trutta chromosome 4, fSalTru1.1, whole genome shotgun sequence genome and includes:
- the LOC115192515 gene encoding retinal Mueller cells isomerohydrolase; amino-acid sequence: MVSRIQHPAGGYKKIFETCEELNEPIPAIVVGVIPEWLSGSLLRLGPGLFEVGAEPFYHLFDGQALMHKFDLKNGHVTYYRKFVKTDAYVRAMTEKRVVITEFGTAAYPDPCKNIFSRFFTYFKGIEVTDNCLVNVYPVGEDFYACTETNYITKVDPDTLETLKKVDLCDYLSVNGVTAHPHIESDGTVYNLGNCFGKNMSLAYNIVKIPPTQKDKSDPIAKSKVLVQLPSSERFKPSYVHSFGMTENYFVFVETPIKINLLKFLTAWSIWGTNYMDCFESNETMGTWFHLAMKDPAKYIEHKFRTSAFNLFHHINSYEDDGFIVVDLCTWKGHEFVYNYLYLANLRENWEEVKKAAMRAPQPEVRRYVLPIDVHKEKQGKNLISLPYTTATAVMRSDGTIWLEPEVLFSGPRQAFEFPQINYSKFSGKNYSYAYGLGLNHFIPDRICKLNVKTKETWVWQEPDSYPSEPIFVQTPDSVEEDDGVLLSIVVNPGADQRPGYLLILNARDLTEIARAEVEVIIPVTFHGMYKP